A stretch of Mesoplodon densirostris isolate mMesDen1 chromosome 7, mMesDen1 primary haplotype, whole genome shotgun sequence DNA encodes these proteins:
- the TTC36 gene encoding tetratricopeptide repeat protein 36, whose amino-acid sequence MGTPNDQAVLQAIFNPDAPFGDIVGLDLGEEAEKEEGDEDGVFPRAQLEQSKALELQGVMAAEAGDLSTALEKFGQAINLLPERASAYNNRAQARRLRGDVAGALEDLERALALSGGRGRAARQGFVQRGLVARLQGRDDDARRDFERAARLGSAFARRQLVLLNPYAALCNRMLADVMGQLRGPRDRR is encoded by the exons ATGGGGACTCCAAATGATCAGGCAGTGTTGCAGGCCATCTTCAACCCCGACGCTCCGTTTGGAGACATTGTTGGGTTGGACCTGGGAGAggaagcagagaaggaagaaggagatgAAG ATGGAGTTTTCCCTCGAGCACAGCTGGAGCAGTCCAAGGCCCTGGAGCTGCAAGGGGTgatggcagcagaggctggcgacCTCAGCACAGCCCTGGAGAAGTTTGGCCAAGCCATCAACCTGCTGCCTGAGAGGGCCTCGGCTTACAACAACCGAGCCCAGGCCCGGCGACTCCGGGGAGACGTGGCAG GCGCCCTGGAGGACCTGGAGCGCGCGCTGGCGCTGAGCGGCGGTCGGGGTCGCGCCGCCCGCCAGGGCTTCGTGCAACGCGGGCTCGTGGCGCGACTGCAGGGCCGGGACGACGACGCCCGCAGGGACTTCGAGCGGGCAGCGCGGCTGGGCAGCGCGTTCGCTCGGCGCCAGCTGGTGCTGCTCAACCCGTATGCGGCGCTGTGCAACCGCATGCTGGCCGACGTGATGGGGCAGCTGCGCGGGCCCCGCGACCGGCGCTGA